ACCGACCCCGCCGCCGACATCACCAACCTGGCCGAACCCTTCATCGCCACAGGACCCTCGCTCAAACCCAACCCCGACAACGCCAAAACCTACGCCAGCCTCTTGGATCGCTTCGTTGATGCACTGGAAGACCATTACGGGATCGGCAAAGACGAGTCACGATGACGCCCGTTTCAACGGACCCGCGCGGCTCATTTCAGCGAGAATCAACCACCATCTCATCTGCGGCATCGACCCAGCCACCCCCAAACGCCGAATAGAGCTGAATCACCGACAAAAATACCTGAGCATCGAGCTGGGCCTCGCGCAGCTCTGAGTCGAACAGGTCACGCTCAGCGTCCAGGACCTCGATGAAGCTGACGTAGCCGTTGTCGTATCGCTTGCCCGCCAGCTCTGAGTACGTCCGAAGCGCATCGACCTGACGCCCAATCGCCCCGGACTCCTGCTCAATCGTCTCCAGCGTCACCAGTGCATTCTCGACCTCGCGTAGCGAGAACAGCACCACCTGCGCATACTGCTGGACCGCCTGCTCCTTCACGGCCTCAGCCAACTCCACGCCCGACCGGATCCGCCCGCCCGAGAAGATCGGCCCGGCTGCCCCGGCCGCGATCTGATAGAGCACTGCCTGGCCCGTCGGCAGATTCTGCAGTTCATTACTCGCTACCCCGAGCAGGCCGGTCAACGAGACCCGTGGGTAGTACTCAGCTACGGCGACGCCGATCTGAGCATTCGCAGAGATCATCTGCTGCTCGGCCAGTTGCACATCAGGCCGCCTTTGGAGCAGGTCCGAAGGCAACCCACCCGGAACACGCGGTAGATCAACCTGATCCAGCCCCTCTACACGCTCGATAGGACCCGGCACTCGACCAAGCAGCACTGACAATGCGTGCTCGAGCCGTGCGATCTCTCTTTGCAGTGCCGGGAGCGTTGCGGCGGTACGCTCGTATTCGGAACGAAGCTGTGACACCTCAAGTCTGGAGATCACACCTTCTTCACGCTGCCGTTCAAAGAGTGTCAGGCTTTGCTCACGGGCCTTGAGACTCCGCTTGGCGATCGCCAACTGCTCGTCAAGACTCAACAGCGTGATGTATGACTCTGCGACCGCTGTGATCAGCGACAGCACGATGGCACGGCGATTCTCAACCGAGGCCAGCAGGTCCGCCATCGCCGCCTCGTTCGACCTGCTGATTCGCCCCC
The sequence above is drawn from the Phycisphaeraceae bacterium genome and encodes:
- a CDS encoding efflux transporter outer membrane subunit, which encodes MHKRRATTICTLVLPALGFLTACTVGPDYEPPEVTIPESFRYAAEDVVDAEGEEVLWWRLFGDAQLEGYIDEALHQNQDLLIAIARVQEFESRLGISRSQRMPSVDFGATGGYQQVSGETGLVPIRGDDRRSEFYQLDLSARWELDVWGRISRSNEAAMADLLASVENRRAIVLSLITAVAESYITLLSLDEQLAIAKRSLKAREQSLTLFERQREEGVISRLEVSQLRSEYERTAATLPALQREIARLEHALSVLLGRVPGPIERVEGLDQVDLPRVPGGLPSDLLQRRPDVQLAEQQMISANAQIGVAVAEYYPRVSLTGLLGVASNELQNLPTGQAVLYQIAAGAAGPIFSGGRIRSGVELAEAVKEQAVQQYAQVVLFSLREVENALVTLETIEQESGAIGRQVDALRTYSELAGKRYDNGYVSFIEVLDAERDLFDSELREAQLDAQVFLSVIQLYSAFGGGWVDAADEMVVDSR